In Solanum stenotomum isolate F172 chromosome 6, ASM1918654v1, whole genome shotgun sequence, one DNA window encodes the following:
- the LOC125867309 gene encoding uncharacterized protein LOC125867309, with product MEPPTLAKIIGRPKMKRTRKKDEAKNRQGVWSASRKGMLMTCGYCGEPNHNRRKYPLLNDKHKDVFQDEENSQESHNVPLTESENTQESVCFFILVPGSSQISSQTSIVVGHDSDPTIYPKVVSESNFRLHERLKKINTGPRKITFQGDHDGISIPTNLPYSPKKVTWKGKEAMTSNQLQATRERKIGKLKPIGGKGMYDLFCIYCLKCYVRRK from the exons ATGGAGCCTCCTACTTTAGCTAAGATTATTGGTAGACCAAAGATGAAGAGAACAAGAAAGAAGGATGAGGCTAAAAATAGGCAGGGGGTTTGGTCAGCTTCGAGAAAAGGAATGCTAATGACTTGTGGTTATTGTGGTGAACCAAATCATAACAGAAGAAAATATCCATTG CTCAATGATAAACACAAGGACGTCTTCCAAGATGAAGAAAACTCTCAAGAATCTCATAATGTGCCCTTGACAGAATCAGAAAACACTCAAGAAAGTGTATGTTTCTTCATTCTTGTTCCTGGTTCAAGTCAGATCTCTAGCCAGACCTCTATTGTAGTAGGGCATGATTCAGACCCTACTATATATCCTAAAGTGGTGTCTGAAAGTAATTTTAGACTTCATGAAAGACTGAAGAAGATAAATACTGGGCCAAGAAAGATAACTTTCCAGGGAGATCACGATGGTATATCAATACCGACCAACCTTCCATATTCACCAAAAAAAGTAACTTGGAAAGGGAAAGAAGCAATGACTTCAAACCAGTTACAAGCtacaagagagagaaaaattggCAAACTTAAGCCTATAGGGGGCAAGGGGATGTatgatttgttttgtatttacTGTCTTAAGTGTTATGTAAGGAGAAAATGA